aaatgaatttattgtaagaaaaattgaaaataatatagtaTCATAATCAGATATTGTTCTCAAATTGAACTATAAGATTTTATCaaatgtaaacaaaataaatttacaattgaaaatgaaaagagtAAAAGGCAAAAAGTAACTTGTCTTTATAATTATTGAGTCAATGGCTCAAttatgttttaatttgaacgAAAGTCGGGGCTATAAGTAGGAGCTCAATTCTAGCTCTATTTTTAAAGGGTTATAAGTAGGGGTTTGATTATgcttacaataattttataacaaattctaaatgacatattgTTACGAGTTATTATTAACggtgcaaaaaaataattttaattgtaaatttaaatCATATGTAATAATAACTActcttgtgaaaatattgttaaaataatatttctgtTTTTTAGACTAACTCctacttttataattttaatcatattggtttatttattatttatttatttattggtggtATACACTATACAGGACAATTTTGAAGAATTTAAGGTTATGTTTTTTATAATGGATTTTAAGGTTATGTTGGTCATTTGATTGGTCGACAACTTCATACTACAGCCATTCCCATTACACGAGGAAGTCATGTCGACAAGACGATGAAATCGGCGTAGTAGATGAGCGGTCTCAAATTACTCACCACATATACACGCATTGTAGCCCGCCACAAGTTTTACTTCTCTCACCGTgtctctcacactctctctctctctctctagcttccATGCTCAATTTTCAACATGAATTCACAGCCTACTCAGAGTCCTCAATCCATGGCCACCTCGTCAACACCCACTGATAGCTCAGGGAAGAAGGTGAGGAAGCCCTATACTATTACCAAGTCCAGAGAAAGCTGGACTGACGAAGAGCACGACAAGTTCCTTGAAGCACTTCAACTGTcagttcctctctctctctctctctctctatctttttcttacTTAAATTTTCACTTTCAAATCAATTCTCTCACAACCCATCTTTCTAGTAACTCTCTTgcttttgaaaacaaattttcttGGTTCAAAGCGAACGAAGTACTTTCGGGAGATATAACTCAAGCAGACATGTCGTTTCAATTTTTCAATACTCTTTTTTATGTTGTTTCAACCAGTTAAACTGAATAAACAGTGTATTTTGTTTGACTAGGACTCATTAGATTTTCGcaatgcattttctttatttattttagaaacaaTTGGTTTTCGTTATATAGGTTTGATCGTGActggaaaaaaattgaagactTTGTGGGTTCAAAGACAGTGATTCAGGTTCAAGCACATTGAATGCCCCTTGTGGGTGTGGCTTCAGTTTTTATTATTCGATTTCTTCTGTATTGGGGAACCACTATTTGTTGCTAAGTAATTCATTTTTCGCTTTTACAGATTCGAAGTCATGCCCAAAAATActtcttgaaagttcaaaagaaTGGTACAGTAGCACATGTACCTCCTCCTCGCCCGAAGCGAAAGGCTTCTCATCCTTATCCACAAAAGGCATCCAAAAATGGTGTGGCAATCTTGAGGATAATTAATGACTTGTGTTCGTTACAACTGTTTATAtggattttgagttttttgacaTTCTCACATTCAATTTATTGGATTGGCAGTTTTGATGCCACTACAAGGATCATTGGCTTATCCTTCTTCGATAAATAATCTTTCATCAGGATATTCTCCGTGGGATGAAACTTCCATGATGATAAATGCTTCATCAAGCCAAATGGTGCCATCACAAGATGATTTTACTAGTCTTCACGGAATCGAAGGCATGGATACTCCTTTGTGTGTTAATTTCTTTGTGATAATAGTGGTAGACTAGCTTTATTCAAGGGaaatttccaaaacttatcttgaCATACAACGGTACTGATTCAGCTGATATTGCATCGAAGGGGGTAGCACGGATTAGTAACAGTATAGCAAAGCAAGGGAAACAAGCTCCAGTCCTCCATGGTAATCTTCTACTTCTAGACCTTGGTTAATTTGTTCTTTGATTCACTTGCCTCAAAGTTAAAATggaatatgaaaaattgaaggGTGGGTTTTCTTTGACCATGTTTTGCAGGTTTGCCAGACTTTTCTGAAGTGTATGGCTTCATTGGGAGCGTTTTTGATCCAGAGATTGACGGCCATGTGCAGAAGCTCAAGGAAATGGATcccataaattttgaaactgTGAGTTGAATGAAacttattttcagttttaaccATTTACATCGTCAGCAGATAGCTAAGATTATTTCATCATAAGCCAGGTCACTAAGATGCATCATCATATGATATTTGTGTAAataacttttcttcttttttttttttggggggggggggggggggtggggggttggTACTTGTTGAGCCGAAGCGCAAgagattattttttaattcttaccATATGATGATATGAATCAGAGTTTATTGGTGGCTAGTGGTAAATAGTCATTTTAGTCAAAGTCTGCAATGATGCCTTAGATTTTTCGGAGACACTATGGATAAATGTGTTTTCCTCCTGCAGGAGCATAGTATACAATTCACGTTCGGGCCATATAAAGGAGTTTTTCTATTCTATAAGACTCTCACGTATTGGCACAAAATGAAATTGTTAATATGTAACGttcccccctcccccactttccaaaaagaaaagagaaaaagaagcccgaaaattttattttcttatttaatatGCCGTGTTGTGTTCATAATACATTTGGTGACTTGTGCAGGTTTTGTTATTGATGAGAAACCTCACCGTTAACTTGTCTAGCCCTGATTTTGAGCCAATtgtaagtaaatatttttttgttactcTTAGCTATAACTTTTGTGGCACTTACCTCCGTTATCTGTTATTTTCTAGTTATGCAGATATTCTCCAGCCTCAATTCAGTTTATCTTCAGAATTGTGTGCTTTTGAATGCTgtaatagttttttagtttatttaagaCATTGTTTTGAGCTGAAGAAAAATCAATCAAGGATGGTTATTTGATTCTCAGCAAAACAGATTTTTATCTAGTTCCTGTTCCTTATACCTGAACAATAATGGAATTCTTGAACAATTGTTCAGTAATCCTGACTAGTTGATTTATTGATGGTTCAGAGGAATGTCCTGTCATCATATGATGTTAATTCTAAAACAGTAGGGTTAGCAGCTGGATTTGTTGCCAAGAAGCAAACCAGTGATCTATCCTGTTGAACTGGTTAGTTCTTACAATTTACAGATATTATGTGCTTTTCTTAATTGATACTTGTTAGTTACTTAACTTGTGATATCTCTCCCTCACAGAACTGGGTGCTATTTAGATGGGATTTTTCTGTTTTCTTAGCTGGCTTCATCAAATGCAGCCGCGTGATAGTGGTTATTGTAACAATATGCTTTGAAGTCTGCAAGTTCAAGAATCTAACTATGTAGCTCTAGAGAGAGTGTTAAGTCGTGCTGAATGAAGAGAAGTTTCAACTAATCTTCAAGGTCCACAAGGATCTTAATGCAGTGGCCTTGATGGGAAATATAGTTATTATTCTTGCTATTCCATTAGTTTGGCCTTCAACCAAACCAGTCTGTATATCTTGTAACCTTGTAAGATCTTTTTGGTGGTAGTTTAATATTGTATGTAAGAAAATATTTCTCATGTGTAAGTTTGTCTCTAGAGCAGTACAACtacaagaaattatatatataaatatatatatatttattgattttatttttcagccaTGGAATCTTAGGTATTTATGCAGGCTAAAATtgctttttatttcatttgattAGTGCTTATGAGCACATATGGCCAATCCATCACTAAGCACAATGGTGATTTTTAATTCAAAAGGATATGATGAGGGCCACGAGGCTTTGTTGAGTTGTACTGCAAGAATACTGTAAAAATACATTTCCCGTACAAAATCATTTACTTTATGATGATAAAGCTAAGTGACATTACTTTGTCCTCATCAACTATTGGATGTTAACCAATCCAGAGGATCTTCAATCCAATCCATGTTGAAAATTCATCGTACTACACcccaaaagaaattaattggTGTGTTAATCTATTCTCATTCTGTTGTACagtattaaaaatttcaagctCTTGATTTCATTCTTCTACGTATTATTATTGTCAATATCAAATAGTTCCCATCAGAATAGTGTTTACTTGCATCTAACTGGTAATCAGTTAATCGTGTCATTTACCTCTTCTGCATCTCCTTCAACTATACATAACTCGTTTCTTCTCAAGTTTAATACACTCTCAGATTGCTAGCATCTCCTTAATCTTTGCATGAGCACATTTAGCCACCCCAACAAAAACCATTGTCTTCTTCATCCGGAAGACAATGGCAACTCCActaacttttctttctttattctaaAACACCAccaatattttccttttattctcCCTTGTTCATGAGGGATGAGGCTGCCACTCAAGTGTGTACACTTCAATCTCTTTTGTTTAtacttaagtttttttataTGCTCTTGTGAATCTGCTTTTGTATATTTGCAACTTGTATAGGCTATTCTCTCAATTTGGTTGAATTCAACCTCATTTCAAGTAGGgatgtcaattcgggttagcgtaTCGGGTTCGTGCCGTGTCGATGTAGATAGGGGTATTcaactaaatggctcaaccttaacccgacccatttaataattgtgtcatgatccttcaaccctaactcAACCTGTTAATAAAGCaagttgacctgacccaacccatttgacacacttaataaacgagtcgtgttggATTGACACGAATATAACACAACCTATTTCAacttgcataatattaaatataacatccatctaagaataattttttttttacatcccaaaagtaatgcatacacttcaagtcttcaacccacattctTGTAATCTTTAAAAGCAATACTCATAAGATCTAGTTTATAAACTATCTCAATAAACCCACTTGCAAGATATGACTTTGCCCAACActaatacaaacacaaaaaaaaaaaaaaaaaaaaaaaaaaagacaaaagctACAATTGTGGCCTTAATCAACAATTAATATATCTCATATATTAATAACGGCACATGGGTTCAAAGTTTATATAACAAAAGTattatgcagaaaaaataaacacattagagagagagagagagagcaataacCGGTTTGAGACTTTGAGTTTGAGAATTGGGTGTGAAACTATAAGATAGTAGAGTAAGTAGTACggctgaaattaaaaaaagaaagaaaaagatatttataagaaggtttagagatttagggtttttaGTATTTAGAGATCTAgagtttataaaatttcaattttcaattatattcctcgtaagtttttataattactcacttttctttttaaatttaaaatatatgttggatataaaaggtatttgacaaatctaaaataaaataaaaatttatttattatacaaattaaacgggttgtgttaagtaTGTCATTTTGgattaacacaaataaattagtGTGTCAAACATGTCTATTACGAGTTACACGGTTGACCTGCTTATGATACGTTTATTATCGTGTCACTTTCGGGTtgacccatttatgacccaaactcattaaggcccaaccctaacccgaaaaaacccgTGTCATGTTCGCAGGTTAGGTCGAGCATTGACGGCCCTAATTTCGAGCCTTCCATGTTTACCATATTACAAAGGCTAcctatattattttctctctattttccaCATCTTTCCAATCATCCAGTCATCTCCTCTACAATTGTTTAGAACAGTCTTCTTTACAATTCACTGGGCAATTATCTTGGCAAGTCGATTTAATATACACAATGTTAGAGTGGAGAGTGATTCCCAAAATTGCATTGATGCAGTTAAAGCTCGTAGGTAGCGTATCCCTTGAAGGCTGCTTAATTTTGCAGATGAAGTTCAGTCTCTTACTGTGCAATTCATTTTCTTAGACATTAATTGGGTAAATCATGATTGTAACAAAGTTGCTCATATCTTGACCAGATGGGTTCTTAAGAactctttatcttttatttatttatttattttttttattatatgaagCATATGCCTCTCTGTGATTTGTTTTTcatcacaccaaaaaaaaaaaacaaaaaaaagccttctttatatttatatgtattaaCCTGAACTGGGGAGTAACTAATACATCATTTTTGCAAAGCTGCAccatctaaaaaaatatatgcagttctgtgaaatttttttttatttaattctctcttaaaataaaaaagtttaaattcaATAGACCCGATATAAATGTTTACACCATCCAATGATAAAATACCACCTCAAATTAGTTCAAATAGAAGAATACGAATCACCACACTCAATCAAAATTCCATTaatgttctgtttgtttttatgtaaaatatttttaaggaaatacTTTTCATATTTTACGGCGTGgttttgtagtaaaataatgggtcaaaatcaaaaatattttcagtcaaAACGAACAATAAAAgtcaaaaactttaaaattttttacgcTTTCCCCGACACTTTCACAGTTTCTGTCTCTCTCTTGTCTCACTGAGTTTTAGTTTCCTTCTTCTTCGGAAACCTTCGCTCGTGTGAAATTCCCCGCACGTGTTCAGGTTCGTCCTACAGGTTTTCTCTCCCCAAACTCGATTCACTGATTACAGTCATTGATTTACcattaattttagagatttgtATATTCCAATCGAACTTCAATTTCATCTTTCCCAAAACTAAAGGtttttctagggttttgttttttctggCTATGCTAATACCCACTTAGGAAAAACTATTTCCACACTATGCAATTACTATGTTAACATTGTTCAAATTCCTGGTTAGTATTGTTTGAATTGAATtagaaagaacaaaatttatagGTGCAAATCCAATAATAAAAGTACCAAATCCCAAAAAATGCTTCAATCTCCAGCAAGGTTAGGGCTTACAAACCCAAATTCACCTTCACTTCAAAACCCTACTCCACCAAAAATCACCCATCACCCAAATCACCAGCTCCAACCTTCTTCCAATCTCTCATCATCAACCACAGCTCCCATtatctccaccaccaccacttcttcaacccttctctctctcctcccacCTCTCCCTAGAGCCCAAACCCTTCTCCTCCAAATGGCTTCTTTAGCCTCCAAACTCTTCGAGGTCTCGCCTAATCGCTCCCTCTGGCTCACCGCATTTCGTGGCTCTCTCCCTACTTTCCTCCCCCCTCAAACCCAACCCACCCCGCTCGAGTCCTCCCCTTCTACTGCCAAAGAAATCCACTCCCTTTTCACTGTCCTTCAAACCCAGCTCTTCGAAGCTGTTGCGGAGCTTCAAGAGATTCTTGATCTCCAGGATGCTAAGAAGAAAGTCGCCCGCGAAATCCAGTCCAAGGATTCTTCGCTTCTTGCGTTTGCTAATAAGCTGAAAGATGCTGAGCGTGTTCTTGATATtcttgttgatgattactctgaTTATCGCCGCCCCAAAAGAGTGAAATTAGAGGAGGATGAGAGcatggaggaggaggaggaggattcTTCTTCTTGTACTACCACTGTTGCATCTAAGCTGAAATTGTCGGATATTTTATCGTATGCCCATAAGATAAGCTACACGACCTTTGCACCACCTGAATTCGGTGCTGGGCAGGCTCCCCTTCGTGGTGCTCTCCCGCCTGCGCCACAAGAAGAGCAAATGCGTGCTTCGCAGCTTTACAATTTTGCTGACCTTGATGTTGGTTTACCTAAAGTGGACGAAAGCAAGGAGAAAACAATTGAAGCTATTGTTGAGCCCCCAGCTTCACAGCCAGCAGATGCCAATCCACTTGCAAATCTAACTGGTCTGCTTCCTCCAAACATCACTGTTCCATCTGGCTGGAAACCTGGGATGCCTGTGGAATTGCCCATTAATTTGCCAATGCCCCCACCTGGATGGAAGCCCGGGGACCCTGTGCCATTGTCTGTGCTTGAGTCTCTTCCTGTTCCTAGGGCTGACGAGCAGCAAATGCGTGGGCCCCTTGCTCCTCAACATAAGCCACCTGGGCCAATACAGGTTCGGCATGTTGAGCTGGATATTCTGGATCAAGATGATGACAGCAGTGATTATAGTAGTGAAGAGGCCAGctctgaagatgaagattgaCTGTCAAGAGGTTGTGCTATAAGTTATTAATATTTTCCAAGTAGAATAGGTGAGTGTACTTTTCAATCGAGTTCATTTTACATTTGAACAAATTGTAATGTTCTGATGTAGTCGcattattctatttttattttaatgcaCATGTGGTTGTTTTGTTGCCTAATTTTATTGTCTATATGCATTTCTTTGACTTTAGCTTGGTCCAACAAGCTAAAAAGTATAGACTTCCCCTGTCATTCCTTAAAAAATGAAGATTtgtttcattttgattttcatgAACTGAATAGTGAGTTCTAAGTTAATGCTGCTTGTGGGGGAAGTTGCTATCACTTGTTGAAAAGTTGTTTTTCCTTTGATAGTTTAAGAAAATGTAGTCACCTTTGAGTATAATGCTAGTTGTACTTGGTCACAAATCTGATTTCTACTTGGAGTCTAAGCTGAGTAGGAAGCAACTCATTCCATATCAAGAAACTCTAGTCAGTATTGCCAATCCTTTGAATGTGAGAAGCATGCTAAAGGATTATATGTGTCATGCTAAATTCTCATAATTCTGTGGGAATAACGTTATaggttattattttttgaaattttctttcaatttaatTAACCTTGAAGAGGTTATGTTGAAGTAAATATTAGGGACGGGAAAGAAGCCAATAATTGGTAACTTTTCACTAATTACACATTGGGTTTATCTGTGAGATTAAATGAGTGACTCAAAGTTGTCAGGATCATCCTGTCATTGGTGTGTAAGTCCAACTGTAAACTTTGTGAGAGTTGCTCAAATTGAAAAGAGTACAACACGATAGTGTTTAAAGATTAAATTCGGATATATGTATGCGTttccaataaataaaatcttggGAAGGCAAGAAACATGTGCAGTATGGGTAGCATGTGAGAGTATTTATCAAACAAGGTTGTTtgggatgaaaaaaaagaaagataagaaaGGTTATCAATAAGACATTAAGatgtatttaaaaaatggaCATGTTGGCTGGAAACTTCTACTGATTTGAGGATGGGAAAGGTTATCAAAGCAAGGGAAAAAAGCTCCAGTCCTCCATGGTAATCTTCTAGACCttggttaatttattttttgattcaCTTGCCTCAAAGTTAAaatggaataataaaaaatattgaagggTGGGTTATCTTTGACTATGTTTTGCAGGTTTGCCAGATTTTTCTGAAGTGTATGACTTTATTGGGAGCGTTTTTGATCCAGAGACTGAGGGCCATGTTCAGAAACTCAAATAAATGGATCCCATAAATTGTGAAACTGTGAGTTGAATGAAAcctattttcagttttaacaatTTACATTGTCAGCAGATAGCTAAGATTATTTCATTATCAGCAGGTCACTAAGATGCATCATCGtattcccatcaaaaaaaagaaaaagaaaaaaagatgcaTCATCATATGATATTTGTGGAAATAACTCTTATTTTTTTGgcgagagggggggggggggggagggaggTCAGGTACTTGTTGAGCCAAAGTGCAACTGGGgagataattttttgtttgctaCCATATAAATCAGAGGACCTGGTTTATTGGTGGCTAGTGGTAAATGGTTATTTTAGTCAAATTCTGCAATGATGCCTTAGATTTTTCGGAAACATTATGGATAAACATGCTTTCCTCCTGCAGGAGCATAGTATACAATTCATGTTCGGGCCATATAAAGGAGTTGTTCTATTCTATAAGACTCTCACATATTGGcacaaaatgaaattattaacaTGTAATGTTCCCCCTCCCCCCactttcaaaaagaaaagagaaaaagaagtacaaactttttatattattatttaagatgTCATGTTATGTTCGTAATACACTTGGTGACTTGTGCAGGTTTTGTTGTTGATGAGAAACCTCACTGTTAAATTGTCTAGCCCTGATTTTGAGccaattgtaaataaatatttttttgttactcTTTTGTGACACTTATCTCagatatcttttattttctagtaATGCTGATATTCTCCAGCCTCAATTCAGTTTATCTTCCAAATTGTGTGCTTTAACTGCTTTTGATATTTTGCTTATCTTCAGCAAAAAAGAGTTCACATTGTTACTCTGCCCTGTTGGCCTGTAGTAATACTTTTGGTTCATGGAAGGATTCTACGTAATCATAATACAGATTTGCAAACTCTATGTAATGATATGTGGTAGTGGAATCCAGtgttataattatatatttttctgaaTCTCAAAGTTTGcatcattcttttatttttataacttttacaAACAAATGGAACACATTACCTAAATgatggaaaattttataaatgacGGAAATTATTTGAACCATTTGGCTATTAGGTGATAGGGTTTGCGCATATGGGTTGTTCATATGTATTTTTCCGGAACTGCCCTCATTATTGAGAGAAATGTAAAAGAAGTgtagaaatagagaacaattaGAACTATTTAATATCAGAAGTTCTAAAATATGTGAATGACTGCatcagaaattttaaaaaaaattcccattGGACTTGCTTCTATTATCTGCATGATATGATTGCAGAAATAAACCCCAAAGATTTCCTCTTAAGATAAAAACCTGACCAGGTGGACCTCTCAATCATCCAACACATTTTTTGGAAGGAGAAAAGCACTTGAAAATCTTCCTTGGTCAGGTTCTGACCACTGATCTGCAAGTGTATAATACATAAACTGCTTGAAGAATTATACTCTAGAttattcaaaaatagaaaataaaattcaacagTCAACTGAACTCAGCATAGGTCAAATATGGAATATAGCACCTATTGAAGAACAATTAAGACAAATTTAATTGGATCGTTTCTTTGAGAAAGGAAATCAGGAGATTGTGATTTGCCATTAGAATACTCTGGGGATATCACATGATTTTACTGAAACCCAATATATTTGATAGGAAATCTGACCTCTTTAGAAATTGTCCACAGTCTAACAAGAATTGCATTTAGAAGCAACCACTACTGGATCAAGCCCCCTTTCAATCTCAATGCGTTCTCCTTTAATATATTGAATGTTGTAATAGTCTGTCTTAGTTTATTTAAGACTTTTTTTTGTGCTGCAGAAGAATCAATCTTGGATGGTTATTTGAATCTCAGCAAAACAGATTTTTATCCAGTTGCTCTTCCTTATATACCTGAACAATAATGGAATTCTTGAACAATTGTTCAGTAACCTTGACCAGTTGATTTATTGGTGGTTCAGAGGAACATCCTGTCGTCATATGATGTTAATTCCAAAACAGTAGGGTTAGCTGCTGGATTTGTTGCCAAGAAGCTGATCAGTGATCTATCCTGTTGAACTGGTTAGTTCTTATAATTTACAGATAATATTCGCTTTTCTTAATTGATACTTATTAGTTACTTTACTTGTAATATCTCCTTTCACAGAACTGGGTGCTATTTAGATGggattttcttgttttcttagCTGGCATCATCAAATGCAAGTGCGTAATAGTGGTTATTGCAGCAACATGCTTTGAATCTGCAAGTTCAAGAATCTAACTATTTAGCTCTAGAGAGAGAGTGTTAAGTCATGCTGAATGAAGAGAAGTTTCAACTAATCTTCAAGGTCCACAAAGATCCTAATGCCCAGTGGCCTTGATGGGAAATATAATTATTCTTGCTATTCCATTTGTTTGGCCTTCTACCAAACCAGTCTATATATCTTGCAACCTTGTAAGATCTTTTTTATGGTAGTTTAATATTCTATGTAGGGAAATCTTTCTCATGTGTAAGTTTGTCTCTAGAGCAGTGCAACtataagaaattaaatatattgattttatttttcagccagGAATCTTAGGTATTTATGCAGTgcaaataaaaagatgtaatgTGGCAGTcctatttttctttattgtgcCAGGTGCTTATTGCAAACCATCTCAGGTTGATTATTAGGTTCTTTTTTCCTGTTTTTATCACTTAGTGCTGGTGCTGATTCTGAGTTTCTATCCCTTTGtttattcttcttttgtttctctttttactTCTCAAACACATGTTCCCTTGAGACTTCATTGTCCTGCATCACTATAAGTACACATTGGAACTGCAAGATGATAGTTATGTAGCATCTGTACTGCTAACTTCATATGTGACATATGCATTTTGGATATTGTTAAGCATGGTTATATAATTTCAGAGTTGCTTAATAGACATAAGCAGAGTGGAATTGCATAGGGGTCTAGGTTCGTTTTGGCACATAGGGTTGATGCTGtatacacacaaacaaacatgcATGCATCTTGAATGCTTTATCTGCAATGTTTGTCTACAGTTTCACTTTTTCAGGTATTACAAGTGATCTGGATACCTGCTTATGAATTAAGCCGAGAGAGCTTGTTTCAGCTTATTCAAATGTGCTTATTTTGGTATTACTTATGTGGCCCATGTCTAATAAATTCTGGACTTCTAGATGACCTCATGAATCATGATCTAATTAAGTTTTGTAATAAGAAGCCAGTTTTACATCGTTACTTTCTATTCTGGTAGTCATAGACTTGTACTAGATTGGGGCTCAAAGTTATTAGCTAAGATTGTTGTTTGTCACTGTTCTACAATTTATACTTAACCTTTTCATTTTGTCTCCAATTTTGTTATTTGCCTTTCAACATATCATGGACGTTTCTTTCCAAGTACAGGGGAGTAAAAGCAtcaaattaattcaattttttgaggCGGTAAGTTTGCTCGTGATGTTGTGATTTGTGAAGTTGAGGAAGAAACCTGCACAGTTTTCACTTCCTAGCGGGCGAATGTTGTTGCAATTGAATTTGGTTGCATGACTACGAGAGTTATCTAGTTGTTTTACATTGATTGTCCAAAGGATCTGCCAATcatatttttagccaaaaaaaatgttttgccTGTTCCCCATTCAAGGCTTAGTTGGAAACCCACAATATAACAAGGGCATATCGCATTATCACTACTCTTCATTGTGACTTTATGCTCTCAATTGGAATCCAAATGATTGATTTATGTTGAAAGTTGTCATTTATAAGCAGTTCAGTGTCATTGTCACTTGTGTTCTTGGGCGAGCAATTGCCCGTGTTTGCATGTTATGGATTGGTGCCAATAGATACCAATTATAAACAGTCAGAGTCACTTGCGTTCTTGGGAGCAATTGCTGTGTTTGCATGTTATGGATTAGTGCCATTAGATACTGATTATAAGTAGTTCAGCCTTATTGTTACAAGACTGTTGactggatatatatatatataaataaataaagttctAGAAACGTCCTAAAGCAAGTCAGTCTTATCCTCATCTGTTTATTGCTCTTATAGAAGCCTATCCAGATGGAGATTTATCCCCTACTCCCTTCGCCACTTGTCATTCTTAACCTAGGCCCCTACCAGCATCTACAAAGCATAATATAAATTGTATTTGAGCTCCGCTGTCTATAAATATAGTCTTTGTATCTTTGAAGAGGCAGAAGAGGGAGCTTTTATCAGAATGTCTATCAGTGTCTTATGTCCCATGTAAAAAACCTGTTGAATCTAATAATATCAATTAGTTTGTTgtatcttgttcttttttttttttaag
The sequence above is drawn from the Quercus robur chromosome 7, dhQueRobu3.1, whole genome shotgun sequence genome and encodes:
- the LOC126691753 gene encoding protein REVEILLE 8 isoform X1 translates to MNSQPTQSPQSMATSSTPTDSSGKKVRKPYTITKSRESWTDEEHDKFLEALQLFDRDWKKIEDFVGSKTVIQIRSHAQKYFLKVQKNGTVAHVPPPRPKRKASHPYPQKASKNVLMPLQGSLAYPSSINNLSSGYSPWDETSMMINASSSQMVPSQDDFTSLHGIEADIASKGVARISNSIAKQGKQAPVLHGLPDFSEVYGFIGSVFDPEIDGHVQKLKEMDPINFETVLLLMRNLTVNLSSPDFEPIRNVLSSYDVNSKTVGLAAGFVAKKQTSDLSC
- the LOC126691751 gene encoding mediator of RNA polymerase II transcription subunit 4, whose product is MLQSPARLGLTNPNSPSLQNPTPPKITHHPNHQLQPSSNLSSSTTAPIISTTTTSSTLLSLLPPLPRAQTLLLQMASLASKLFEVSPNRSLWLTAFRGSLPTFLPPQTQPTPLESSPSTAKEIHSLFTVLQTQLFEAVAELQEILDLQDAKKKVAREIQSKDSSLLAFANKLKDAERVLDILVDDYSDYRRPKRVKLEEDESMEEEEEDSSSCTTTVASKLKLSDILSYAHKISYTTFAPPEFGAGQAPLRGALPPAPQEEQMRASQLYNFADLDVGLPKVDESKEKTIEAIVEPPASQPADANPLANLTGLLPPNITVPSGWKPGMPVELPINLPMPPPGWKPGDPVPLSVLESLPVPRADEQQMRGPLAPQHKPPGPIQVRHVELDILDQDDDSSDYSSEEASSEDED
- the LOC126691753 gene encoding protein REVEILLE 8 isoform X2; the protein is MNSQPTQSPQSMATSSTPTDSSGKKVRKPYTITKSRESWTDEEHDKFLEALQLFDRDWKKIEDFVGSKTVIQIRSHAQKYFLKVQKNGTVAHVPPPRPKRKASHPYPQKASKNGYSPWDETSMMINASSSQMVPSQDDFTSLHGIEADIASKGVARISNSIAKQGKQAPVLHGLPDFSEVYGFIGSVFDPEIDGHVQKLKEMDPINFETVLLLMRNLTVNLSSPDFEPIRNVLSSYDVNSKTVGLAAGFVAKKQTSDLSC